CTCCCCGCTCATCCAGACCCGGCTGATGGATGTCGCGGGTGACAGCCAGTCGATCGCCGCCGCCCTCAACCACTCGTCGCTGAACTTCGGCAACGCGCTGGGGCCGATCGTCGGGGGTGTGGCGCTGTCGCTCGGGCTCGGCTATGTGGCACCGATCGGCGCGGGCATCCTGCTCACGGTGCTCGGCATCCTCATCGCGCTCACGTCGTTCGCGGTCGAGCGTCGCACCCGCCGGCGCATCGCCGTGGCGGCGGCCGACGCCGCGTTCCGTACCGAACTCGACGGAACACAGCCGATCGCCCTGCCCAGCCGGCGCTGACTCCGGCTGCGACCTCCGGCCCTGGCGCGCCAGCTGCCAGTTGCCAGCTAGCAGCTGCAAGCAGCCAGCTGCTAGCTGTGCGGCTCCGCCGACACGTCGGAGTTCGTGAGGTAGTCGTCCTGGATGAGCAGCCCGTCCTGGATGGCGCGCTTCCGGAGGGCGACCTTCGTGCCGACATCGATGCCGAGCACGCGGTACTTCTCCCTGATGCGCTTCAGGTAGCTCTTCGCGGTCTCCTCGGAGATGCTGAGCTGCTCGGCGACCTGCTTGACCGGCTCGCCCCCACCGTAGAGAGCCATCACGCGCCGCTCCTGGGCGCTCAGCTTGGGGGAGCCGTTGACCTCCTGTGCGCTGAGCGCCAGGTCGAGTTCGCTCGAGATGAACGGTTCGCCCTTCGCGGCCGAGCGGATCGCCTCGACGATCATGTCGGCCTCCTCGCTCTTCACGAGGTAGCCGAGGGCTCCGGCCGCGAGGGCCTCACGCACTACGACGGGCTCCGAGTAGGTGCTCATCAGCACCGTCTTCACTCCGGCGGACTTGAGGGCCCGCAGCTTGACCGAGATCGGCAGGTTGTCCTTCAGGTCGAGGTCGAGCAGCACGACGTCGACGGGGAACTCGGGGTTCGTCAGCAGGTCGGGCCACGTGGTGACGGCGGCGACCATGTTGATGTCGCTCGCGGCACCGCGGATCCACTCTGTGAGAGCTCCGAGGAGCATGCGGTGGTCATCGACAATCGCCAATCGGATGTTCTCATGCGTCGTCGTCATGGTCGGGCCTTCCCACTGCATCGCTCGGAGGGTTCTACGATTCGGGGGAATGCACCTCGGCGGTGATCCGGATGTCGGTCACGCCGTTCCTGCTGCTCTCCGAGTGCTGCCCCACCCGATCCAGCGCCCCCCAGATCGTCACATCGAAGCGTCGGCGGGGAATGCCGGCGATCGAAATGTTCATCGGAATCCCCATCATATCGCTAGGGACCCCCCGGTCGGGGTCCAGTACAGGGCCGATCGTCACGGTGATGGCGGGTTGCTGGCGGGTGGGCGCTGCGGCGATGAGCCAGACGGCCGAGAGGAAGCCCTCGCGCTGGTCGGCTTCGAGGTAGCCGGCCAGTCCGTCGGGGTCGACCAGGGTCACGGTGGGGCGGAGCACATCCGAACCGTCGACGGCGTGCTGCAGCCACGTCTGCAGGCGGTCCTCGATGAGCCGGCGGCGCAGCTCGTTCGCCAGTGACGATGCGGCGGAGGCCTGTCCGGCATCCAGCGGCAGCGGGATGCGCCCCGACGCGACATCCGAGAGCAACTCTTCAGCACTCCTGTCGAGGCGCACCAGCTCGTCGGAGCCGAGGATGCCCACAGCGTACCGCGGCGAGGACAGGGTGCTCTCGACCAGCGTCCGGTCGAGCTCCCTGTCGATGAAGCGGGTGAACGACTTGACGATGAGGATCGCGATCAGCGTGGGTGCGATGGCCGCGACGATCACTTCGATCTGGGGCCGGCTGGCCACGGGGTCTTCACCCACACCGACGATGGTCACGGAGAGCAGGAAGACGACCAGTACCACGGTGGCCAGGATGAGTTGGTTCAGCGGCCGGTAGGCCACCAGCGCGAGCAGGGTCGCGCCCGCGCCCACGATGACCGTCACCTCCGGAGTGGACTCCGTGAAGCCGTGCGTCGACACCAGATCGAGAACCACCGCCGCGGCCACGAGCAGCAGCACTCCGATGAAGGCCGGTGTCGGCAGCCGGCCGCCCTTGCTGTTGGCGATGATGCAGCCCAGGGCCATCGCGGCGGCGACCAGGGCCCAGGCCCCCGCCGTCAGCCACGGATTCGTGTAGGAGCCCCAGTTCAGGGCGAAGACGGCGATTCCCCGGATGCTCAGCAGGATGCCTGCGACGATGGCGCCGATCCCGAGGTACCCGATGCCGATGCGGGAGTCGGTCGCCATGTCGCGCCGCAGCGATTCGATCGCTTCGGGGCCGAGCGTGCGGGCGCGCACCAGCCGGGTGAGCAGGCCCATCCCCTGGTCGTCGGCCTCGAGCCCCGGGCCTGCGCCCTGTGCCGGGCGGGTGGGATCGCTCATCGGGGAACCTCGAGCACGACGGTCGTCCCGGCACCGGGCGCAGAGAAGATGCGGGTGGTGCCCCCGACGTCCCTGATGCGCGCGACGACCGACTCGGCCAGGCCGAGCCGAGCCGGGTCGACCCCGTCCGTCTCGAATCCGACGCCCGAGTCCGTGACCATTGCGCGCACTCCACCCGCGTCCTGGGTGATCGTCACGTCTGCTTCGTCCACCTGGGCGTGCCTCCTGACGTTCTCGAGGCACTCGCCGAGGGAGAGCAGGAAGGCGCTCCGCACGTGCGGGGGCAGTGTGACATCGCCATCGCCGTGCCAGTGCACCTGGAGTCCGCGCCGTTTGAAGCGCTGCTGCAGCGCCTTGATGCTCTGCGTGACCGGTGGGGCCTGGTCGGTGCGGAGGTTGTAGGTTCCGGATGACCGGGGTATCGGTGTCTCGCCGTGGCGGAGCTGGCGCAGCAGAACGGCGTCGTCGCTGGCCTGCACGCGGAGGGCGTCGGGATCCACTCCCCGGCCGGAGTGCGCGAGCAGGGTCAGGGTCGCGAGCACGGTGTCGTGCAGGAGCCGGGCGCTCCGCCGGCGTTGCGCTTCGAGTTCGCTCGCCCACCGCTCAGCACGGTGCACGGCGCCGAGCCGGGCGATCCGGTCACGGGCGCGTCGCACACTGTCGGTGATCCAGATTCCGACGATGACGTTCACCGTCCAGCTGACGAGGAAGATCGCGAGGGCCTGCACGGCCTCATCGGAGGTCATCGACGACAGCGCGATCGTCAGGTTGACGAGGAACGCGGCGGCCAGGTAGAACCGTCCGGAGAGCGACCCCTGCAGAACGATCGCCAGCGCCCCGATCCCGCCACCGGAGACGAGCAGGAGCGCGCTCAGAACGGCGGCATGATCGACCACAACACTGCCGAGGAGAGCGCCGACCGCCAGGCCGGCCACCGTGACCACCACGATCCAGAGGGTGGCCGACGAGCGCCCGATCATCACGTACCCGGCGAGCATCACCGCATAGAGCGGGAGTCCGAGAGCGAGGACGTGTCCAGGGATCCCCCCGGCGATCAGCAGGCAGACCAGCGAGGAGAGGGTGAAGACCCAGCCCTCCACCCACGCAGCGGTTCGCAACAGTGGTTCCTGGCGCCTGATCACACTCGTGATCCTATCTTCGCCGGCAGCGTCAGAGCGCGAGGAGCCGGCGCAGTTCCCGGCTCACCAGCTCGTCTTCGATGAGGAACCCGTCGTGTCCGAACCGTGAGGAGATCACCGTCGCGTCGTCCCCGTCGATGTTGCCGGGGATGTGCCGGGCGATGACCTGCTGGTCCTCCACCGGGAAGAGTCGGTCGCTGTCGATGCCTATCACGAGCGAGACGGCGCTGACCGTCCGGAGCGCCTCGACGACTCCGCCCCGTCCGCGCCCGACGTCGTGCGAACTCATCGCCTCGACCAGCGTGATGTAGGCATTCGCGTCGAACCGGCGGGTGAACTTGTTGCCGTGGAAGTCGAGGTACGACTCCACCGCGAACCGTCCGCCCCGCCCGAGCGGGCTGATGCCGCTCTGCCAGCTGCGTTCGAACCGGTCGTTCAGCTCGGTGGGGCTCCGGTAGTTCAGCAGGGCCATCCGCCGGGCGAGGGCCAGGCCGGAGTGCGGTCCCTCCCCGTCTGTGGCGTTGTAGTAGCTGCCGTCGTGGAAGAGCGGATCCGCCCGGATCGCTTCGATCTGCACCGAGTTGAGCGCGATCTGGTCAGCGCTCGAGATCGGCGGGGCAGCGATCATGGCGAGCTTCTCGGAGAGAGCCGGGAACATGGCGCCCCACTCCAGCACCTGCATTCCGCCCATCGATCCGCCGACGATCGCGGCCCAGCGCCGGATGCCGAGCTGGCGCATCACCCGCTCCTGCGCCGTGACCTGGTCGCGGATGCTGGTGAACGGGAACCGGCTGCCCCATTCCTCCCCGTCAGGCGCGATCGAGGCGGGACCTGTCGAGCCCTGGCAGCTGCCCAGCATGTTGGGTGCGACCACGAAGAACCGGTCGGTGTCGATCGCGAGTCCGGGCCCCACGATCCCGCCCCACCAGCCGGCTGTCGGATGCCCGGGCTCGGCCGGTCCCGCCAGGTGGCTGTCTCCCGTGAGGGCGTGCGCCACGAGCACCGCATTGTCGGCGGCCCCGTTCAGCGTTCCGAACGTCTCGAAGGCGATCCGGGCATCCGGAACCGTGCCGCCGGCCTCGAACGTGATGTCGCCGATGTGCGCGAACTGCCGGCGCCCCACCGGGTCGCCGTCCCGCCAGGCCCCGGTCGCCGGCGGCTTGCCGAGGATCGACCGGATCTGCGCGTCGGTGATGAAATCGCTCGGAACGGTGTCTTCGGGTATCTGCCAGTCCATGGTGATTCCATTCTGGCCAACGAAAGGAGGGCCCCGGCGTTTGTTACGCCGAGGCCCTCCTTGTACAGGGAACTTACAGCGCGTTTGCGCGCGCGACCTCGCGGGCCGCAGCGAGGCCCGCGGCCAGGTCGGCCTTGATGTCCTCGATGTTCTCGAGCCCGACCGAGAGGCGCACGAGTCCCGGGGTTACGCCCGAGGTCAGCTGCTGCTCAGGCGTGAGCTGCGAGTGCGTCGTCGACGCCGGGTGGATGACCAGCGAACGCACATCGCCGATGTTGGCCAGGTGCGAGAAGAGCGTCAGCGAGTTGACCAGCGCACGGCCCGCGTCCACACCGCCCTTCAGCTCGAACGAGAGAACGGCGCCGACACCCTTGGGGGCGTACCGGTTGGCGGCCTCGTACCAGGGGCTGGACGGCAGCCCCGCGTAGTACACCGTGGCGACGTCGTCGTGGTTGTCGAGCCACTCGGCGACCTCCTGGGCGTTCTGCACGTGGCGCTCGATGCGGAGCGACAGCGTCTCGATGCCCTGGATGAGCTGCCATGCGCTCGCCGGGGCGATCGAGGACCCGAGGTCGCGGAGCAGCTGCACGCGCGCCTTGATGATGTAGGCGATGCCGTCGCCGAGCGCCTCGGTGTACGTGACGCCGTGGTATGACTCGTCGGGCGTGGTGAGCCCGGGGAACTTCGCCGCGTTCTCCGACCATTTGAACGTCCCGCCGTCGACGAGCACGCCGCCGATGACGGTGCCGTGGCCGCCGAGGAACTTCGTCGCCGAGTGCACGATGATGTCGGCTCCGTGCTCGAACGGGCGGATCAGGTACGGCGTCGCGATCGTGTTGTCGACGATCAGCGGCACCCCGTTGTCGTGCGCCACGTCGGCCACGAGCCGGATGTCGAGGATGTTGATCTTCGGGTTGCCGATGGTCTCGGCGAAGAACAGCTTCGTGTTCGGGCGCACCGCGCGCTGCCACTCCTCGGAGTCGTCCTGGTTCTCGACGAAGGTCACGTCGATGCCGAGCTTCTTG
Above is a genomic segment from Subtercola boreus containing:
- a CDS encoding response regulator transcription factor, whose translation is MTTTHENIRLAIVDDHRMLLGALTEWIRGAASDINMVAAVTTWPDLLTNPEFPVDVVLLDLDLKDNLPISVKLRALKSAGVKTVLMSTYSEPVVVREALAAGALGYLVKSEEADMIVEAIRSAAKGEPFISSELDLALSAQEVNGSPKLSAQERRVMALYGGGEPVKQVAEQLSISEETAKSYLKRIREKYRVLGIDVGTKVALRKRAIQDGLLIQDDYLTNSDVSAEPHS
- a CDS encoding sensor histidine kinase, with product MRTAAWVEGWVFTLSSLVCLLIAGGIPGHVLALGLPLYAVMLAGYVMIGRSSATLWIVVVTVAGLAVGALLGSVVVDHAAVLSALLLVSGGGIGALAIVLQGSLSGRFYLAAAFLVNLTIALSSMTSDEAVQALAIFLVSWTVNVIVGIWITDSVRRARDRIARLGAVHRAERWASELEAQRRRSARLLHDTVLATLTLLAHSGRGVDPDALRVQASDDAVLLRQLRHGETPIPRSSGTYNLRTDQAPPVTQSIKALQQRFKRRGLQVHWHGDGDVTLPPHVRSAFLLSLGECLENVRRHAQVDEADVTITQDAGGVRAMVTDSGVGFETDGVDPARLGLAESVVARIRDVGGTTRIFSAPGAGTTVVLEVPR
- the metX gene encoding homoserine O-acetyltransferase MetX, which translates into the protein MDWQIPEDTVPSDFITDAQIRSILGKPPATGAWRDGDPVGRRQFAHIGDITFEAGGTVPDARIAFETFGTLNGAADNAVLVAHALTGDSHLAGPAEPGHPTAGWWGGIVGPGLAIDTDRFFVVAPNMLGSCQGSTGPASIAPDGEEWGSRFPFTSIRDQVTAQERVMRQLGIRRWAAIVGGSMGGMQVLEWGAMFPALSEKLAMIAAPPISSADQIALNSVQIEAIRADPLFHDGSYYNATDGEGPHSGLALARRMALLNYRSPTELNDRFERSWQSGISPLGRGGRFAVESYLDFHGNKFTRRFDANAYITLVEAMSSHDVGRGRGGVVEALRTVSAVSLVIGIDSDRLFPVEDQQVIARHIPGNIDGDDATVISSRFGHDGFLIEDELVSRELRRLLAL
- a CDS encoding bifunctional o-acetylhomoserine/o-acetylserine sulfhydrylase, coding for MTDNADWQFETKQIHSGAAPDPVTNARATPIYQTTSYVFNNADHAKNLFALAEFGNIYTRIQNPTQNVVEERVAALEGGTAALLVASGQAAETFAVLNIAQAGDHIVSSASIYGGTYNLFKYTLKKLGIDVTFVENQDDSEEWQRAVRPNTKLFFAETIGNPKINILDIRLVADVAHDNGVPLIVDNTIATPYLIRPFEHGADIIVHSATKFLGGHGTVIGGVLVDGGTFKWSENAAKFPGLTTPDESYHGVTYTEALGDGIAYIIKARVQLLRDLGSSIAPASAWQLIQGIETLSLRIERHVQNAQEVAEWLDNHDDVATVYYAGLPSSPWYEAANRYAPKGVGAVLSFELKGGVDAGRALVNSLTLFSHLANIGDVRSLVIHPASTTHSQLTPEQQLTSGVTPGLVRLSVGLENIEDIKADLAAGLAAAREVARANAL